One stretch of Rattus norvegicus strain BN/NHsdMcwi chromosome 12, GRCr8, whole genome shotgun sequence DNA includes these proteins:
- the Spdye4 gene encoding speedy protein E4: MAASGPSSQSEEQCPQLSTTMASPVMDDDIPGLSEPRVEARSQPPSSSPKRKRDLSSDSEDDLAELLEPDPQPVWSVETLCGLRMRLKRRRVSTVRPEHHKVFTRLLEDPVVKKFLNWDKMLRVSDKYLLSMVIAYFSRAGLFSWQYRPIHFFLALYLANDMEEDNQAPKQDIFYFLYGKSYAQRPMFHKLRFQFIRSMGWRIWVSREECEEIQAYNPDLWVWARDRTNLT; the protein is encoded by the exons ATGGCTGCCAGTGGACCTTCCTCACAGTCTGAGGAACAATGTCCTCAGCTGAGCACCACGATGGCCTCACCGGTGATGGATGATGATATCCCAGGACTATCAG AACCAAGGGTGGAAGCCAGGTCCCAGCCTCCATCCAGCAGCCCAAAGCGGAAGAGGGACTTGTCATCGGATTCTGAGGATGACCTGGCAGAGCTACTGGAACCGGATCCCCAGCCGGTGTGGTCAGTGGAGACACTGTGCGGGCTCAGGATGAGGCTGAAGAGGCGACGTGTGTCTACAGTGCGTCCTGAACACCACAAGGTCTTCACCAGGCTGCTCG AGGATCCCGTGGTGAAAAAATTCCTGAACTGGGACAAGATGCTGAGGGTGTCAGACAAG TATCTCCTGTCTATGGTCATAGCTTATTTCAGCCGCGCTGGGCTTTTCTCCTGGCAGTATAGGCCAATCCACTTCTTCCTGGCTCT GTACCTGGCCAATGACATGGAGGAGGACAACCAGGCCCCTAAACAAGACATCTTTTACTTCCTCTACGGGAAGAGCTACGCCCAGCGCCCGATGTTCCACAAACTGCGCTTCCAGTTCATTCGCTCCATGGGCTGGAGGATCTGGGTGTCCCGGGAGGAGTGTGAAGAG ATCCAGGCTTACAATCCAGATCTCTGGGTGTGGGCACGAGATCGCACCAACCTGACCTAG
- the Spdye4 gene encoding speedy protein E4 isoform X3: MAASGPSSQSEEQCPQLSTTMASPVMDDDIPGLSEPRVEARSQPPSSSPKRKRDLSSDSEDDLAELLEPDPQPVWSVETLCGLRMRLKRRRVSTVRPEHHKVFTRLLEDPVVKKFLNWDKMLRVSDKYLLSMVIAYFSRAGLFSWQYRPIHFFLALSRLTIQISGCGHEIAPT; the protein is encoded by the exons ATGGCTGCCAGTGGACCTTCCTCACAGTCTGAGGAACAATGTCCTCAGCTGAGCACCACGATGGCCTCACCGGTGATGGATGATGATATCCCAGGACTATCAG AACCAAGGGTGGAAGCCAGGTCCCAGCCTCCATCCAGCAGCCCAAAGCGGAAGAGGGACTTGTCATCGGATTCTGAGGATGACCTGGCAGAGCTACTGGAACCGGATCCCCAGCCGGTGTGGTCAGTGGAGACACTGTGCGGGCTCAGGATGAGGCTGAAGAGGCGACGTGTGTCTACAGTGCGTCCTGAACACCACAAGGTCTTCACCAGGCTGCTCG AGGATCCCGTGGTGAAAAAATTCCTGAACTGGGACAAGATGCTGAGGGTGTCAGACAAG TATCTCCTGTCTATGGTCATAGCTTATTTCAGCCGCGCTGGGCTTTTCTCCTGGCAGTATAGGCCAATCCACTTCTTCCTGGCTCT ATCCAGGCTTACAATCCAGATCTCTGGGTGTGGGCACGAGATCGCACCAACCTGA
- the Spdye4 gene encoding speedy protein E4 isoform X2, with the protein MVAGSSVDNSIFLEFSSTPDFSLDGGRDARRGFSQSPGGGRDRSESGICGKGNTEPRVEARSQPPSSSPKRKRDLSSDSEDDLAELLEPDPQPVWSVETLCGLRMRLKRRRVSTVRPEHHKVFTRLLEDPVVKKFLNWDKMLRVSDKYLLSMVIAYFSRAGLFSWQYRPIHFFLALYLANDMEEDNQAPKQDIFYFLYGKSYAQRPMFHKLRFQFIRSMGWRIWVSREECEEIQAYNPDLWVWARDRTNLT; encoded by the exons ATGGTGGCAGGCAGCTCGGTGGACAACAGCAtcttcttggagttttcctccacTCCTGACTTCTCCCTAGATGGGGGAAGGGACGCCAGGCGTGGATTCAGCCAGAGTCCAGGAGGAGGGCGGGATAGATCAGAGTCCGGGATTTGTGGAAAGGGGAATACAG AACCAAGGGTGGAAGCCAGGTCCCAGCCTCCATCCAGCAGCCCAAAGCGGAAGAGGGACTTGTCATCGGATTCTGAGGATGACCTGGCAGAGCTACTGGAACCGGATCCCCAGCCGGTGTGGTCAGTGGAGACACTGTGCGGGCTCAGGATGAGGCTGAAGAGGCGACGTGTGTCTACAGTGCGTCCTGAACACCACAAGGTCTTCACCAGGCTGCTCG AGGATCCCGTGGTGAAAAAATTCCTGAACTGGGACAAGATGCTGAGGGTGTCAGACAAG TATCTCCTGTCTATGGTCATAGCTTATTTCAGCCGCGCTGGGCTTTTCTCCTGGCAGTATAGGCCAATCCACTTCTTCCTGGCTCT GTACCTGGCCAATGACATGGAGGAGGACAACCAGGCCCCTAAACAAGACATCTTTTACTTCCTCTACGGGAAGAGCTACGCCCAGCGCCCGATGTTCCACAAACTGCGCTTCCAGTTCATTCGCTCCATGGGCTGGAGGATCTGGGTGTCCCGGGAGGAGTGTGAAGAG ATCCAGGCTTACAATCCAGATCTCTGGGTGTGGGCACGAGATCGCACCAACCTGACCTAG
- the Spdye4 gene encoding speedy protein E4 isoform X1: MGEGTPGVDSARVQEEGGIDQSPGFVERGIQVGRIVTAGQLSLCSEEQSPQPGITRPSPGVVVDGEISGTAEPRVEARSQPPSSSPKRKRDLSSDSEDDLAELLEPDPQPVWSVETLCGLRMRLKRRRVSTVRPEHHKVFTRLLEDPVVKKFLNWDKMLRVSDKYLLSMVIAYFSRAGLFSWQYRPIHFFLALYLANDMEEDNQAPKQDIFYFLYGKSYAQRPMFHKLRFQFIRSMGWRIWVSREECEEIQAYNPDLWVWARDRTNLT; this comes from the exons ATGGGGGAAGGGACGCCAGGCGTGGATTCAGCCAGAGTCCAGGAGGAGGGCGGGATAGATCAGAGTCCGGGATTTGTGGAAAGGGGAATACAGGTTGGGAGAATCGTGACTGCTGGCCAACTGTCATTGTGTTCTGAGGAACAGAGTCCTCAGCCTGGCATCACCAGGCCCTCACCTGGggtggtggtggatggggagaTCTCAGGAACGGCAG AACCAAGGGTGGAAGCCAGGTCCCAGCCTCCATCCAGCAGCCCAAAGCGGAAGAGGGACTTGTCATCGGATTCTGAGGATGACCTGGCAGAGCTACTGGAACCGGATCCCCAGCCGGTGTGGTCAGTGGAGACACTGTGCGGGCTCAGGATGAGGCTGAAGAGGCGACGTGTGTCTACAGTGCGTCCTGAACACCACAAGGTCTTCACCAGGCTGCTCG AGGATCCCGTGGTGAAAAAATTCCTGAACTGGGACAAGATGCTGAGGGTGTCAGACAAG TATCTCCTGTCTATGGTCATAGCTTATTTCAGCCGCGCTGGGCTTTTCTCCTGGCAGTATAGGCCAATCCACTTCTTCCTGGCTCT GTACCTGGCCAATGACATGGAGGAGGACAACCAGGCCCCTAAACAAGACATCTTTTACTTCCTCTACGGGAAGAGCTACGCCCAGCGCCCGATGTTCCACAAACTGCGCTTCCAGTTCATTCGCTCCATGGGCTGGAGGATCTGGGTGTCCCGGGAGGAGTGTGAAGAG ATCCAGGCTTACAATCCAGATCTCTGGGTGTGGGCACGAGATCGCACCAACCTGACCTAG